One genomic window of Mauremys mutica isolate MM-2020 ecotype Southern chromosome 5, ASM2049712v1, whole genome shotgun sequence includes the following:
- the LOC123371182 gene encoding olfactory receptor 1009-like produces the protein MAPGNCTTVTGFIFWGITDSAKLQNFLFVVFFAIHFCALVGTVGMIVLIRVDSQLHSSMYFVLSNLSFLDVVYSSVIAPKAMVISLAKSKDISFPGCVVQFFLFSFCANNELCLLAVMAYDRFVAICNPLLYNVIMSKRVCFQPVAGSYCEIFCSYFRIDKLVHFIFAAIEPIGTIFTILISYIYIIFAILRIHSMTGRHKAFSTCASHLTVISILYGTLIFTYL, from the exons ATGGCTCCAGGGAACTGCACCACAGTGACTGGCTTCATTTTCTGGGGAATAACTGACAGTGCAAAGCTGCAAAACTTCCTCTTTGTGGTGTTCTTTGCCATTCATTTCTGTGCCCTGGTGGGGACTGTTGGGATGATCGTGCTGATTAGGGTTGACTCCCAACTCCACAGCTCCATGTACTTTGTCCTCAGCAACTTGTCATTCTTAGATGTTGTCTACTCCTCGGTGATTGCCCCCAAGGCGATGGTCATTTCCCTAGCAAAGAGTAAAGACATTTCGTTCCCTGGGTGTGTGgttcagtttttcctcttctccttctgtGCCAACAATGAGCTTTGCCTCCTGGCTGTGATGGCATACGATCGCTTCGTGGCCATCTGCAACCCATTGCTTTATAATGTCATCATGTCCAAGAGAGTCTGCTTCCAGCCAGTGGCTGGCTCTTACTGTG AAATCTTCTGCTCTTACTTTCGCATTGATAAACTAGTGCATTTCATCTTTGCAGCCATAGAACCAATAGGGACCATTTTCACCATCCTCATCTCCTACATTTACATCATCTTTGCCATCCTGAGGATCCACTCCATGACAGGAAGGCACAAAGCCTTCTCCACTTGCGCCTCCCACCTGACTGTCATTTCCATCTtatatgggaccctgatctttacATATTTATGA